A single Sphingomonas sp. IW22 DNA region contains:
- the galE gene encoding UDP-glucose 4-epimerase GalE, with product MRDGCVMVTGGAGYIGSHAVLALLDAGWRVVVVDNLLTGFDWAVDPRATLVVADIADEARVRAAIRANGVVAVMHFAGSVVVPESVENPLKYYRNNTAASRSLIESVVAEGVRHFIFSSTAATYGIPETVPVPEGAPKSPINPYGRSKLMTEAMLADVAAAHPFNYAALRYFNVAGADPQGRSGQSTVGATHLIKVAVEAAIGKREHVSVCGSDFATPDGTGVRDYIHVSDLAAAHVDALDLLMREPSDSHVFNVGYGRGYSVLEVLDAVDRVTNRTIERRMEGRRPGDPDSLVADNAAILSALPWRPRHDDLEAIVRDALAWERHLAERG from the coding sequence ATGCGCGATGGTTGCGTAATGGTAACGGGCGGCGCCGGCTATATCGGCAGCCATGCGGTGCTGGCGCTGCTGGATGCGGGTTGGCGGGTGGTGGTCGTCGACAATCTGCTGACGGGCTTCGATTGGGCCGTCGATCCTCGCGCGACGTTGGTCGTCGCCGACATTGCCGATGAAGCGCGCGTGCGGGCAGCGATCCGCGCGAACGGCGTCGTCGCGGTCATGCATTTCGCCGGATCGGTCGTGGTGCCGGAATCGGTGGAAAACCCGCTCAAATATTATCGCAACAACACCGCCGCTTCGCGCAGCCTGATCGAAAGCGTTGTGGCGGAGGGTGTTCGCCATTTCATCTTCAGCTCGACCGCCGCGACCTATGGCATCCCGGAAACGGTGCCGGTGCCGGAGGGGGCGCCGAAATCGCCGATCAATCCCTATGGCCGGTCAAAGTTGATGACGGAGGCGATGCTGGCCGACGTCGCAGCGGCGCATCCGTTCAATTATGCGGCGCTGCGCTATTTCAACGTCGCGGGCGCCGATCCGCAGGGTCGCAGCGGTCAGTCGACCGTCGGTGCCACGCATCTGATCAAGGTTGCAGTAGAGGCCGCCATCGGCAAGCGCGAGCATGTCTCGGTCTGTGGCAGCGATTTCGCCACGCCCGACGGCACGGGCGTTCGCGATTACATCCATGTCAGCGATCTGGCCGCCGCCCATGTCGATGCGCTGGACCTGTTGATGCGCGAACCGTCGGACAGCCATGTGTTCAACGTCGGCTATGGCCGCGGCTATTCGGTGCTGGAGGTGCTGGATGCCGTCGATCGGGTGACCAACCGGACGATCGAGCGGCGGATGGAGGGGCGGCGTCCGGGCGATCCAGATTCGCTGGTCGCCGATAACGCCGCGATCCTGTCCGCGTTGCCCTGGCGCCCGCGCCACGACGATCTGGAGGCGATTGTCCGCGACGCACTGGCGTGGGAGCGCCATCTGGCCGAACGCGGTTGA
- a CDS encoding TonB-dependent receptor — MLLRSVLFASTLLAGVPAIASEITPPAEPAPQRVDHSDARADILVTAPFERTQADILSGTSILTGQALTRELRPSIGDTLARQPGVSSTSFGPNSSRPVLRGFQGDRIRVLTDGIGSIDASTTSVDHAPVINPLTADRIEVLRGPSALLFGSSAIGGVVNVIDNRIPREIPEEAIHVDVIGTYGSAAKERSAAGELDVPIAGKLVAHVDGSYLKTGDLRTGGYLLSPELRAIAAASDEEEVRENATLRGRLPNSAAETWEIAGGLSLVTDRGHLGFSVSRYESTYGVPGRLEYLHEEGDDHDHDHDHDHEDEHGEEGHEGHSHENVRLNLKQTRFDVRGEVETDGDFLDRIRVRLAAADYRHDEIEESGEIGTSFFNQGYEGRLELVQANRGGWRGASGVQMFIRDFDVVGEEKFVPRNTTEQVGLFTLQSVDLGALRLEGGARYERTSLTAQADADLDVPRIARDFDAYSGSLGVSYQLGDRIRIGLNASRTERAPSAEELFATGPHAGTQSYEVGNPDFTKEKSWGLEGTLRGSAAGVSFAVAGFYNWFDDYIYQSPTGEEIDELPVFQYAQANARVWGFEAEARANLATVGGYTLSVDGLADYVRTTITSVGPAPRIPPLRMLGGVEANADRLTGRVEVEHVFDQDRVSTFELPTEGYTMVNASIGIRPFGPGNATSLTVSANNIFDVEARRHASFLKDFAPLAGRDIRATLRFQI; from the coding sequence ATGCTTCTCCGCTCTGTTCTGTTTGCCTCCACCCTGCTCGCCGGCGTGCCTGCCATTGCCAGCGAGATCACGCCTCCGGCCGAGCCTGCGCCGCAGCGCGTCGACCACAGCGACGCGCGCGCCGATATTCTGGTCACTGCCCCGTTTGAGCGGACACAGGCGGACATTCTGTCGGGCACGTCGATCCTGACCGGACAGGCACTGACGCGCGAACTGCGCCCCTCCATCGGCGACACGCTGGCCCGCCAGCCCGGTGTCAGCTCGACGTCCTTTGGCCCCAATTCCTCGCGGCCGGTGCTGCGTGGCTTTCAGGGCGACCGCATCCGCGTGCTGACCGACGGCATCGGTTCAATCGACGCGTCGACCACCTCGGTCGATCACGCGCCGGTCATCAATCCGTTGACCGCCGACCGGATCGAGGTGCTGCGCGGGCCGTCGGCGCTGCTGTTCGGCTCATCGGCAATTGGCGGCGTGGTCAACGTGATCGACAACCGCATCCCGCGCGAGATTCCCGAAGAAGCGATCCATGTCGACGTCATCGGCACCTATGGCTCGGCAGCGAAGGAGCGGTCGGCTGCGGGTGAGCTGGACGTTCCCATCGCGGGCAAGCTGGTCGCGCATGTCGACGGCAGCTACCTGAAGACCGGCGACCTTCGCACGGGCGGCTATCTGCTCAGCCCCGAACTGCGCGCCATCGCCGCTGCCAGCGATGAAGAGGAAGTGCGGGAGAACGCCACGCTGCGCGGCCGCCTGCCCAATTCGGCGGCGGAGACGTGGGAAATCGCTGGCGGCCTGTCGCTGGTTACCGATCGCGGTCATCTGGGCTTTTCGGTCAGCCGGTATGAAAGCACCTATGGCGTGCCGGGTCGTCTGGAATATCTGCACGAAGAGGGCGATGATCACGACCATGACCATGATCATGATCACGAAGATGAGCATGGCGAAGAGGGGCATGAAGGCCACAGCCACGAAAACGTCCGCCTGAACCTGAAGCAGACACGTTTCGACGTGCGCGGTGAGGTGGAGACCGACGGCGACTTCCTCGACCGCATCCGGGTACGCCTGGCCGCTGCCGATTATCGCCATGACGAGATCGAGGAATCGGGTGAGATCGGCACCAGCTTCTTCAATCAGGGCTATGAAGGGCGGCTTGAACTGGTTCAGGCCAATCGCGGCGGCTGGCGCGGCGCCAGCGGCGTCCAGATGTTCATCCGCGACTTCGACGTGGTGGGCGAGGAAAAGTTCGTGCCGCGCAACACCACCGAACAGGTCGGCCTGTTCACCCTGCAGAGCGTCGATCTGGGCGCGCTGCGGCTGGAGGGCGGCGCGCGTTACGAGCGGACCAGCCTGACGGCACAGGCCGACGCCGATCTGGATGTGCCGCGCATCGCCCGCGATTTCGATGCCTATTCCGGCTCGCTGGGCGTCAGCTATCAGCTGGGCGACCGTATTCGCATCGGCCTGAACGCATCGCGCACCGAACGCGCGCCGTCGGCGGAAGAGCTGTTCGCGACCGGCCCGCATGCCGGTACCCAGTCCTATGAAGTCGGCAACCCCGATTTCACCAAGGAGAAGAGCTGGGGACTGGAAGGCACGTTGCGCGGGTCGGCGGCCGGGGTCAGCTTTGCGGTGGCCGGGTTCTACAACTGGTTCGACGATTATATCTATCAAAGCCCCACGGGCGAAGAGATCGACGAGCTGCCGGTGTTCCAATACGCGCAGGCGAACGCCCGCGTCTGGGGTTTTGAGGCGGAGGCGCGCGCCAATCTGGCGACGGTGGGCGGCTATACGCTCAGTGTCGACGGGCTTGCCGATTATGTCCGCACGACCATCACCAGCGTCGGCCCGGCGCCCCGCATCCCGCCGCTTCGCATGCTGGGCGGTGTGGAGGCCAATGCCGACCGCCTGACCGGCCGGGTCGAGGTGGAGCATGTGTTCGACCAGGATCGCGTATCGACGTTCGAGCTGCCGACCGAGGGCTATACGATGGTCAACGCGTCGATCGGGATCCGCCCGTTCGGGCCGGGCAACGCCACCAGCCTGACGGTGTCCGCCAACAACATCTTCGATGTCGAGGCACGCCGCCACGCCAGCTTCCTGAAGGATTTTGCGCCGCTGGCAGGGCGCGACATCCGCGCGACGCTGCGCTTCCAGATCTGA
- the accB gene encoding acetyl-CoA carboxylase biotin carboxyl carrier protein, whose amino-acid sequence MVEKTENERNMRVDIELVRQLASVLDDTRLTEIEVEDGERRVRVAREVTVAPMMHAAPAYAPQPAAPAALAAPAAAETGASTPATAVNAVKSPMVGTAYLASEPGAKPFVSVGQKVAAGDTLLIIEAMKVMNPIVAPAAGTVSSVLVENGQPVEFDQPLVVVQ is encoded by the coding sequence ATGGTCGAGAAAACCGAAAATGAGCGCAACATGCGCGTCGACATCGAACTGGTGCGCCAGCTGGCGAGCGTGCTGGATGACACGCGCCTGACCGAAATCGAGGTTGAGGATGGGGAGCGCCGCGTGCGCGTCGCGCGCGAGGTTACCGTCGCGCCAATGATGCACGCTGCTCCCGCTTACGCGCCGCAGCCCGCCGCACCGGCCGCGTTGGCCGCGCCCGCCGCTGCGGAAACGGGCGCATCGACCCCGGCGACGGCGGTCAACGCGGTCAAGTCGCCAATGGTCGGCACCGCCTATCTCGCTTCCGAGCCGGGCGCCAAGCCGTTCGTGTCGGTCGGGCAAAAGGTCGCCGCCGGCGATACGCTGCTGATTATCGAGGCGATGAAGGTCATGAACCCGATCGTCGCGCCGGCTGCCGGTACGGTATCGTCGGTGCTGGTCGAAAATGGCCAGCCGGTCGAATTCGACCAGCCGTTGGTGGTCGTGCAGTAA
- a CDS encoding biotin carboxylase N-terminal domain-containing protein translates to MFKKILVANRGEIACRVFRTARRMGLKTVAVYSDADARSPHVLMADEAVRLGPAPASESYLKADLILLAAKETGADCIHPGYGFLSERESFAKACAEAGIAFVGPPPGAIAAMGDKIESKKLAKAAGVNVVPGFVGVIEDTEHAVRIAGEIGYPVMMKASAGGGGKGMRLAWSEQDVREGFEATRREGLASFGDDRVFIEKFIESPRHIEIQVLGDQHGNIVYLGERECSIQRRHQKVVEEAPSPFVTPDMRRKMGEQAVALARAVGYYSAGTVELIVSGADTTGDGFYFLEMNTRLQVEHPVTEAVTGLDLVEQMIRVAAGETLAFAQGDVKLNGWAIENRVYAEDPYRGFLPSTGRLVRYAPPVATDTPYGTVPDAGYVRVDDGVAEGGEVSMFYDPMIAKLVTWAPSRDEAAALQVAALDRFVVEGVGNNVDFLSALMQHPRFLSGALTTGFIAEEYPDGFTGAAADTELKRRLAALAGTLSTVMAARARRIEGQLGAPLAPPTGWHVTLDGDDFAVEVADDAATVDGAHMALTHDFCPGARLVQAVVDGKALSVKVDPVRTGWRLTARGAAHVVRVLPAHVAPLARHMIEKLPPDTSKFLLCPMPGLLTRLEVSAGDKVEAGQPLAVVEAMKMENILRAERPATVAKVNFAPGDSLSVDAAILEFE, encoded by the coding sequence ATGTTCAAGAAAATCCTCGTCGCCAACCGTGGCGAAATCGCGTGCAGGGTGTTTCGCACGGCCAGGCGCATGGGTCTGAAGACCGTCGCGGTCTATTCCGACGCCGATGCGCGCAGCCCGCATGTGCTGATGGCGGACGAGGCGGTTCGGCTTGGCCCCGCGCCGGCGTCCGAAAGCTATCTTAAGGCCGACCTGATCCTGCTGGCGGCAAAGGAAACGGGCGCGGATTGCATCCACCCCGGTTACGGTTTCCTGTCCGAGCGCGAGAGCTTCGCCAAAGCATGTGCGGAGGCGGGGATCGCGTTCGTCGGGCCGCCGCCGGGTGCCATCGCGGCGATGGGCGACAAGATCGAATCGAAGAAGCTGGCCAAGGCCGCGGGCGTCAACGTCGTCCCCGGCTTCGTCGGCGTGATCGAGGATACCGAACACGCCGTCCGCATCGCGGGCGAGATCGGCTATCCGGTGATGATGAAGGCGTCGGCGGGCGGCGGCGGTAAGGGGATGCGCCTCGCCTGGTCCGAACAGGATGTGCGCGAGGGGTTCGAGGCGACACGGCGCGAAGGGCTGGCCAGTTTCGGTGACGACCGCGTGTTCATCGAGAAGTTCATCGAAAGCCCGCGCCACATCGAAATTCAGGTGCTGGGCGACCAGCACGGCAACATCGTCTATCTGGGCGAGCGCGAATGTTCGATCCAGCGCCGCCATCAAAAGGTGGTGGAGGAAGCGCCGTCGCCCTTCGTCACGCCCGATATGCGCCGCAAGATGGGCGAGCAGGCGGTCGCACTGGCGCGCGCCGTGGGTTATTACAGCGCGGGCACGGTCGAGCTGATCGTGTCGGGTGCCGACACGACGGGCGACGGCTTTTACTTCCTTGAAATGAACACCCGGCTTCAGGTCGAGCATCCGGTGACCGAAGCGGTGACGGGCCTCGATCTGGTCGAACAGATGATCCGCGTGGCGGCGGGTGAGACGCTGGCCTTCGCTCAGGGCGATGTGAAGCTGAATGGCTGGGCGATTGAAAATCGCGTCTATGCCGAAGATCCCTATCGCGGGTTCCTGCCGTCGACCGGGCGGCTGGTGCGCTATGCGCCGCCGGTCGCGACCGACACCCCTTATGGCACCGTGCCCGACGCCGGTTACGTCCGCGTCGACGACGGCGTGGCGGAAGGCGGGGAAGTCAGCATGTTCTATGACCCCATGATCGCCAAGCTGGTGACATGGGCGCCCAGCCGTGACGAGGCCGCCGCACTTCAGGTCGCGGCGCTCGACCGGTTCGTGGTGGAGGGCGTGGGCAACAATGTCGATTTTCTGTCGGCGTTGATGCAGCACCCCCGCTTCCTGTCGGGCGCGCTGACCACGGGCTTCATCGCGGAGGAATATCCCGACGGCTTTACCGGTGCGGCGGCGGATACGGAGCTGAAGCGGCGGCTGGCGGCGCTGGCGGGCACGCTGTCGACCGTGATGGCGGCGCGCGCGCGGCGGATCGAGGGGCAGTTGGGCGCGCCGCTTGCGCCGCCGACTGGCTGGCACGTGACGCTGGATGGTGATGATTTCGCCGTCGAGGTTGCGGACGACGCCGCCACTGTCGATGGCGCACACATGGCGCTGACCCATGATTTCTGCCCCGGCGCCCGCCTGGTCCAGGCGGTGGTCGATGGCAAAGCCCTGTCGGTGAAGGTCGACCCGGTCCGCACCGGCTGGCGCCTGACCGCGCGCGGTGCCGCGCATGTCGTGCGGGTGCTGCCCGCCCACGTCGCCCCGCTGGCGCGGCACATGATCGAAAAGCTGCCGCCCGATACCTCGAAATTCCTGCTGTGCCCCATGCCGGGGCTGCTGACCCGGCTGGAGGTGAGCGCGGGCGACAAGGTGGAGGCGGGGCAACCGCTGGCCGTGGTGGAGGCGATGAAGATGGAGAACATCCTGCGCGCCGAACGCCCCGCGACCGTCGCCAAAGTCAATTTCGCGCCCGGCGACAGCCTGAGCGTCGATGCGGCGATCCTTGAGTTCGAATAA
- the accC gene encoding acetyl-CoA carboxylase biotin carboxylase subunit encodes MRKIEKLLIANRGEIALRIHRACHEMGIKTVAVHSTADADAMHVRLADEAICIGPPPAGESYLNIPNIISAAEISGADAIHPGYGFLSENAKFAEIVELHNILFVGPKPEHIRVMGDKVEAKRTAGALGLPLVPGSAGAVSDVEEAREIAARIGYPVIIKAASGGGGRGMKVCASEDQLETLMSQAGSEAKAAFGDATVYIEKYLGNPRHIEFQVFGDGKGNAIHLGERDCSLQRRHQKVLEEAPSPVLSAEDRERMGAIVAKAMADMGYRGAGTIEFLWENGEFYFIEMNTRLQVEHPVTEMITGVDLVREQIRIAEGHDLSVTQDELVFTGHAIECRINAEDARTFAPSPGTVTYFHAPGGMHVRVDSGLYAGYRIPPYYDSMIAKLIVYGRTREGCLMRLRRALEEFVVEGVKTTIPLHQALLDDPEFREGQYTIKWLEEWLAREG; translated from the coding sequence ATGCGCAAGATCGAGAAGCTTCTGATCGCCAATCGCGGCGAGATTGCCCTGCGCATCCACCGCGCATGTCATGAAATGGGCATCAAGACAGTGGCGGTCCACTCGACCGCCGATGCCGATGCGATGCACGTCCGGCTTGCTGACGAAGCGATCTGCATCGGCCCGCCGCCCGCGGGCGAGAGCTATCTCAACATCCCGAACATCATTTCCGCCGCCGAAATCTCGGGCGCGGACGCGATCCATCCGGGCTATGGCTTCCTCAGCGAAAACGCCAAATTCGCCGAGATCGTCGAGCTGCACAACATCCTGTTCGTCGGGCCGAAGCCCGAACATATCCGGGTGATGGGCGACAAGGTGGAGGCAAAGCGCACCGCTGGCGCGCTGGGCCTGCCGCTGGTGCCGGGCTCGGCCGGTGCGGTCAGCGACGTCGAGGAAGCACGCGAGATCGCCGCGCGCATCGGCTATCCGGTCATCATCAAGGCAGCCTCCGGCGGCGGCGGGCGCGGCATGAAGGTGTGCGCGTCCGAAGATCAGCTTGAGACGCTGATGAGCCAGGCGGGCAGCGAGGCCAAGGCCGCGTTCGGCGACGCCACCGTCTATATCGAGAAGTATCTCGGTAATCCGCGCCACATCGAATTTCAGGTGTTCGGCGACGGCAAGGGCAATGCCATCCATCTGGGCGAGCGCGACTGCTCGCTCCAACGCCGTCACCAGAAGGTGCTGGAGGAGGCCCCCTCCCCCGTGCTGTCCGCCGAGGACCGCGAACGCATGGGCGCGATCGTCGCAAAGGCGATGGCCGATATGGGCTATCGCGGCGCGGGCACGATCGAGTTCCTGTGGGAAAATGGTGAGTTCTACTTCATCGAGATGAACACCCGGCTTCAGGTCGAGCATCCGGTGACCGAGATGATCACCGGCGTCGACCTGGTCCGCGAACAGATCCGCATTGCCGAGGGACATGACCTGTCGGTGACGCAGGACGAGCTGGTCTTTACCGGCCACGCCATCGAATGCCGCATCAATGCCGAAGATGCGCGCACCTTCGCACCTTCGCCCGGCACGGTGACCTATTTCCACGCGCCCGGCGGCATGCATGTGCGCGTCGATAGCGGGCTGTACGCCGGCTATCGCATCCCGCCTTACTATGATTCGATGATCGCCAAGCTGATCGTCTATGGCCGGACGCGCGAAGGCTGCCTGATGCGCCTGCGCCGCGCGCTGGAAGAATTCGTGGTCGAGGGCGTGAAGACGACGATCCCACTGCACCAGGCGCTGCTCGACGACCCGGAGTTCCGCGAAGGGCAATATACGATCAAGTGGCTGGAGGAATGGCTCGCTCGCGAGGGGTGA
- the pgi gene encoding glucose-6-phosphate isomerase, producing the protein MPDWSKIEAAPRTTLNDLFAADADRLSSLTLDVSGIHFDWSKTHLTPELIAMFETLAGEAGLVAKRDALFAGEVVNVTEGRAVEHTAQRGEGAAESVDLARAQHARMRALIDAIEAEALGPIQHVLHIGIGGSALGPDLLVDALGHDGVRYDVAIVSNVDGIALETALEQFDPHATIIAVASKTFTTTETMLNAESALAWMTEAGVEDPYGRVIALTASPEKAVEWGVDETRILPFSESVGGRYSLWSSIGFPAAMALGYEAFEELLEGAAEMDRHFRFTELTKNAPVLAAFADLYYTQVRRLSTRAVFAYDERLRLLPDYLQQLEMESNGKGVTADGQPLDRPSAPITWGGAGTDAQHAVFQLLHQGTHVVPVEFLAVIEAGDALDEQHHRQLLLNAFAQGAALMKGRGHEDAARAYPGDRPSSTLLLNTLDPRTLGALVAFYEHRTFVNAAMLGINAFDQFGVELGKEMAKAADAGDQDLDPSTAALIERALG; encoded by the coding sequence ATGCCCGATTGGTCCAAGATTGAAGCCGCCCCGCGCACGACGCTGAACGACCTGTTCGCCGCCGATGCCGACCGCCTGTCGTCGCTGACGCTGGACGTGTCAGGCATCCATTTCGACTGGTCCAAGACGCACCTGACGCCCGAACTGATCGCGATGTTCGAAACGCTGGCGGGCGAAGCCGGGCTGGTCGCCAAGCGCGACGCGCTGTTCGCGGGCGAAGTCGTCAACGTGACCGAAGGGCGCGCGGTCGAACACACCGCCCAGCGCGGCGAAGGCGCGGCGGAAAGCGTCGACCTGGCCCGCGCACAGCATGCCCGCATGCGCGCCCTGATCGACGCGATCGAGGCTGAGGCACTTGGGCCGATCCAGCATGTGCTGCACATCGGCATCGGCGGATCGGCGCTTGGCCCCGACCTGTTGGTCGACGCGCTGGGCCATGACGGCGTGCGCTATGACGTCGCCATCGTATCGAACGTCGACGGCATCGCGCTGGAAACAGCGCTGGAACAGTTCGACCCGCACGCGACGATCATCGCCGTCGCGTCCAAGACCTTCACCACCACCGAAACCATGCTCAACGCCGAAAGCGCGCTGGCTTGGATGACCGAAGCCGGCGTCGAAGACCCCTATGGCCGGGTCATCGCGCTGACCGCCAGCCCGGAAAAGGCGGTGGAGTGGGGCGTCGATGAAACCCGCATCCTGCCGTTCAGCGAAAGCGTGGGCGGGCGCTATTCGCTGTGGTCGTCGATCGGTTTTCCTGCCGCAATGGCGCTGGGATATGAGGCGTTCGAGGAATTGCTGGAGGGTGCGGCCGAAATGGACCGCCATTTCCGCTTCACCGAACTGACGAAGAATGCGCCGGTCCTCGCCGCCTTTGCCGACCTTTATTACACGCAGGTCCGCCGTCTCTCGACTCGCGCAGTGTTCGCCTATGATGAGCGGCTGCGGCTGCTGCCCGACTATCTGCAACAGCTTGAGATGGAATCGAACGGCAAGGGCGTGACCGCCGATGGCCAGCCGCTCGACCGACCTTCCGCGCCGATCACCTGGGGCGGGGCGGGCACCGACGCGCAGCACGCCGTGTTCCAGCTGCTGCATCAGGGCACGCATGTCGTGCCGGTCGAGTTCCTGGCCGTGATCGAGGCGGGCGACGCGCTGGACGAACAGCATCATCGGCAGTTGCTGCTGAACGCCTTTGCCCAGGGTGCGGCGTTGATGAAGGGCCGGGGGCATGAAGATGCCGCGCGCGCCTATCCGGGCGACCGCCCCTCATCGACATTGCTGCTCAACACGCTGGACCCCCGCACGCTGGGCGCGCTGGTTGCGTTTTACGAACATCGGACGTTCGTGAATGCGGCGATGCTGGGCATCAACGCCTTCGACCAGTTCGGTGTCGAGCTGGGCAAGGAAATGGCAAAGGCGGCCGATGCGGGCGATCAGGATCTCGATCCTTCGACCGCGGCGCTGATCGAACGCGCACTGGGGTAA
- the msrA gene encoding peptide-methionine (S)-S-oxide reductase MsrA, with product MREEVATLAGGCFWCTEAVFKDVIGVTEVESVYIGGSTENPTYKQVCGGDTGHAEAIRVTYDADAIRYGDLLDIFFATHDPTTLNRQGNDVGTQYRSAIFPHSDEQEAEAKAAIERNASEWPNPIVTTIEHADRWYPAEDYHQDYWDGEGQRNPYCLAVIPPKLRKLRKSFAERSKGASAEA from the coding sequence ATGCGTGAGGAAGTAGCAACACTTGCCGGTGGCTGTTTCTGGTGCACCGAAGCGGTGTTCAAGGACGTGATCGGGGTGACCGAGGTCGAGAGCGTCTATATTGGCGGTTCGACCGAAAACCCGACCTACAAGCAGGTGTGCGGCGGCGACACCGGCCATGCGGAGGCGATTCGTGTCACCTATGACGCCGATGCGATTCGGTATGGCGACCTGCTCGACATTTTCTTTGCCACGCATGATCCCACGACGCTGAACCGTCAGGGCAATGACGTCGGCACCCAGTATCGCTCAGCGATCTTCCCCCATTCGGACGAGCAGGAAGCAGAGGCCAAGGCCGCGATCGAGCGCAATGCGTCGGAATGGCCGAACCCGATCGTGACCACCATCGAACATGCCGATCGCTGGTACCCGGCTGAGGACTACCACCAGGATTATTGGGACGGCGAAGGACAGCGCAATCCCTATTGCCTGGCGGTCATTCCCCCCAAGCTGAGGAAGCTGCGCAAGAGCTTTGCCGAACGGTCCAAGGGCGCGTCGGCAGAGGCGTAA
- the bioB gene encoding biotin synthase BioB: METGERWSRAAIAELFDLPFTELVFRAAEVHRANHPANSVQRSTLLSIKTGGCPEDCGYCNQSAKHETDLGASKLMDVRAVMQAAAQAKDNGSTRFCMGAAWRNPKDRDMPAIVEMVKGVRQMGMETCMTLGMLTPGQAAMLADAGLDYYNHNIDTSPEYYDRVITTRTFADRLDTLDHVRSAGINVCSGGIVGMGETRGDRVGFIHALANLPTPPESVPVNALVPVKGTPLGDMLADTPLAKIDDIEFVRTVAVARITMPGSMVRLSAGRESMSEATQALCFLAGANSIFTGDKLLTTGNAGDDKDAELFAKLGLTAMAAEPVRDAAE; encoded by the coding sequence ATGGAAACCGGCGAACGCTGGTCGCGCGCGGCGATTGCCGAATTGTTCGACCTGCCCTTTACCGAACTCGTTTTCCGCGCGGCCGAGGTGCACCGCGCCAATCATCCGGCGAACAGTGTCCAGCGCTCGACCCTCTTGTCGATCAAGACCGGTGGTTGCCCCGAAGATTGCGGTTACTGCAACCAGTCGGCAAAGCATGAAACCGACCTTGGCGCGTCCAAGCTGATGGACGTGCGCGCGGTGATGCAGGCGGCGGCCCAGGCCAAGGACAATGGCTCCACCCGCTTCTGCATGGGCGCGGCATGGCGCAATCCCAAGGACCGCGACATGCCCGCCATTGTCGAAATGGTGAAGGGCGTGCGCCAGATGGGCATGGAAACCTGCATGACGCTGGGCATGCTGACGCCGGGTCAGGCGGCGATGCTGGCCGATGCGGGGCTGGATTATTACAACCACAACATCGACACCTCGCCCGAATATTACGATCGGGTCATTACTACGCGTACCTTCGCCGACCGGCTGGACACGCTGGACCATGTGCGGTCGGCGGGCATCAACGTGTGTTCGGGCGGCATCGTCGGCATGGGGGAGACGCGCGGCGACCGCGTGGGCTTCATCCACGCGCTGGCCAACCTGCCGACCCCGCCTGAAAGCGTGCCCGTCAACGCGCTGGTGCCGGTCAAGGGCACGCCGCTGGGCGACATGCTGGCCGACACGCCGCTGGCCAAGATCGACGATATCGAATTCGTCCGCACCGTTGCCGTCGCGCGCATCACCATGCCCGGCAGCATGGTGCGCCTGTCCGCGGGCCGTGAGAGCATGAGCGAGGCGACGCAGGCGCTGTGTTTCCTGGCGGGGGCGAACTCGATCTTCACCGGTGACAAGCTGCTGACGACGGGCAATGCCGGCGACGACAAGGATGCCGAGCTGTTCGCCAAGCTGGGTTTGACCGCGATGGCGGCAGAGCCGGTGCGCGACGCGGCGGAGTAA